DNA from Corynebacterium aurimucosum ATCC 700975:
TAAATCAGCCAGATGGAATAAATGAAGGCGACTAGGCCGATGAAGAGATGGCGCCGGTTCTCGCGGTGGCTCATCTCCGGGCCCGAGATGTCGAAACGCACCCCGGCATGCGGGTGCGTTAGTCCCTTGCCGCGCACGGCCAAGAGAACCAGGTACAGCGAGGAGAAGATGTAGGGCAGCAGGTACATGATGGTGGCCAGCTGCACCATGGCGTTGTAAGAAGTCTCGTTGAGGAAAAAGACGATGACGAAGAGCTGAATCGTCAGCGTGGAAATCAGCTGCGCTACCCACGGCGCGCCGGCGATGTTCACAGTGCCGATCTTGCGGGGGAGAAGACCATCGACGGCCATCATGACGATCGGCTCCGCGCACAGCATCTGCCAGGACACGTAGGCGCCGAGCACGGAAAGGCACAGGCCGAGAGAAATGAGCGCGCCACCCCATTCACCGACCGCAGCGGTGAGCACGGAAGCCATGGAATTATCCGGCAGTGCTGCAAGCTCTTCCTGTGTGAGTACGCCGAAGCTCAGCGTGGACACGGAGACCAGCAGTGCCAAAACGCTGATGAAGCCGATGACGGTGGCGCGACCGACGTCGGAACGGGTGCGCGCCTGCTTCGAATACACGGATGCGCCCTCCACGCCGATGAAGACCCACACGGTAAAGAGCATGATGCCCTGGACCTGTTCGAAGAGGGACTTGTCGGAAGCCTTGCCCCAGATATCCAGGGTGAACTTATCCCAGCTAAAGCCTACGAAAGCGAGAATGACGATGAAGGCCAGGATGGGCACAATCTTGGCCACAGAGGTCACCATGTTCATGATGGCCGCCTGCTTAATGCCGCGGGCAAGCACGGCAAAAATACCCCAGGACAGCAACGACACCGCAATGGCGGAAACCCAGCGGTGGTCGGCGTCAAAGAAAGGGACGTAGTGGCCGATAGTGTTGAAAAACAGGGTGGCGTAGCCCACCTGCGCCATCACGGAGCCGAGCCAGTAGCCCCAACCAGAGGTAAATCCGATGAAATCACCTAAGCCGGCACGAACATAGGAGTACACGCCGGAGTCGAGATGTGGCTTGCGGTGAGCCAGGATCTGGAAAACGAAAGCAACAGAGAGCATGCCCACGCCAGCAATGAGCCAGCCGATGAGCATGGCACCAGGGCCAGCCACGGAGGCGATGTTCTGCGGTAGAGAGAAGATTCCGGCGCCCACCGTGGAACCGATGATGAGCGCGACGAGCGTCCACAGCGTCACGGAGTGCGTGCGCGGCGATTCGGTGAGATTGGAAGTGGTCATTGGTTAAAAATACCCCTTTAG
Protein-coding regions in this window:
- a CDS encoding amino acid permease, with the protein product MTTSNLTESPRTHSVTLWTLVALIIGSTVGAGIFSLPQNIASVAGPGAMLIGWLIAGVGMLSVAFVFQILAHRKPHLDSGVYSYVRAGLGDFIGFTSGWGYWLGSVMAQVGYATLFFNTIGHYVPFFDADHRWVSAIAVSLLSWGIFAVLARGIKQAAIMNMVTSVAKIVPILAFIVILAFVGFSWDKFTLDIWGKASDKSLFEQVQGIMLFTVWVFIGVEGASVYSKQARTRSDVGRATVIGFISVLALLVSVSTLSFGVLTQEELAALPDNSMASVLTAAVGEWGGALISLGLCLSVLGAYVSWQMLCAEPIVMMAVDGLLPRKIGTVNIAGAPWVAQLISTLTIQLFVIVFFLNETSYNAMVQLATIMYLLPYIFSSLYLVLLAVRGKGLTHPHAGVRFDISGPEMSHRENRRHLFIGLVAFIYSIWLIYAADPVYVLLGALAVVPSMIPYVATRLYKKERVFNTFEWFVVALVIIGAVAAVWGLGTGRLVL